The following proteins are encoded in a genomic region of Stutzerimonas balearica DSM 6083:
- a CDS encoding RsiV family protein, translated as MKRSLTLASLLLVPLLLTGCQHGLLAPAIEPTRKVTEVKPTGCNNEDCPLVNIDLQRFDLPELDRLVDQRLRQMTLNAPDDRLPATLEAYQADFLARAEPGWASYLQAKLREQHDGLLVVELSSYLYTGGAHGMPGRGFINFDRETNRAVGLQDMLVPGTEGAFWRLAEQAHQRWLAENDLAGDTQFQQNWPFRETSHIALLKDGVLLKYDVYSLAPYSFGHPELLIDYDQLKGILRERFLP; from the coding sequence ATGAAGCGTTCCCTGACTCTCGCCTCCCTGCTGCTGGTACCCCTGCTGCTTACCGGCTGCCAGCATGGCCTGCTGGCTCCAGCGATCGAACCGACCCGCAAGGTCACCGAGGTCAAGCCCACCGGCTGCAACAATGAAGACTGCCCACTGGTGAACATCGACCTGCAGCGTTTCGATCTGCCCGAGCTGGACCGTCTGGTCGACCAGCGCCTGCGGCAGATGACCCTCAACGCGCCGGACGACCGGCTGCCGGCCACGCTCGAAGCCTACCAGGCGGACTTCCTGGCCCGCGCCGAACCCGGCTGGGCAAGCTACCTGCAGGCCAAGCTGCGCGAGCAGCACGATGGGTTGCTGGTGGTCGAGCTGTCCAGCTATCTCTACACCGGCGGCGCCCACGGCATGCCGGGGCGGGGCTTCATCAATTTCGACCGCGAGACGAATCGCGCCGTCGGCCTGCAGGACATGCTCGTACCGGGCACGGAAGGGGCCTTCTGGCGGCTCGCCGAGCAGGCCCATCAGCGCTGGCTGGCGGAAAACGACCTGGCCGGCGACACGCAGTTCCAGCAGAACTGGCCGTTCCGCGAAACAAGCCACATCGCGCTGCTGAAAGACGGCGTGCTGCTCAAGTACGACGTCTACAGCCTTGCGCCCTACTCCTTCGGACATCCCGAGCTGCTGATCGACTACGACCAGCTCAAGGGCATCCTGCGCGAGCGGTTTCTGCCCTGA
- the thiC gene encoding phosphomethylpyrimidine synthase ThiC — protein MSVQSNKNLSESAQVDQQSIQPFPRSQKVYVQGSRPDIRVPMREISLDVTPTAFGGEINAPVTVYDTSGPYTDPNVTIDVRKGLADVRSAWIEERGDTEKLPGLSSEFGNRRLNDAELAAMRFAHVRNPRRAKAGHNVSQMHYAKKGIITPEMEYVAIRENMKLAEAREAGLLSVQHQGQSFGASIPKEITPEFVRSEVARGRAIIPANINHVELEPMIIGRNFLVKINGNIGNSALGSSIEEEVAKLTWGIRWGSDTVMDLSTGKHIHETREWIIRNSPVPIGTVPIYQALEKVGGIAEDLTWELFRDTLIEQAEQGVDYFTIHAGVLLRYVPLTAKRVTGIVSRGGSIMAKWCLAHHQENFLYTHFEEICEIMKAYDVSFSLGDGLRPGSIADANDAAQFGELETLGELTKIAWKHDVQCMIEGPGHVPMQMIKENMDKQLECCDEAPFYTLGPLTTDIAPGYDHITSGIGAAMIGWFGCAMLCYVTPKEHLGLPNKDDVKTGIITYKIAAHAADLAKGHPGAQIRDNALSKARFEFRWEDQFNLGLDPDTARAFHDETLPKESAKVAHFCSMCGPKFCSMKITQEVRDYAAENGLTEEQKAIEAGFKEQAERFREEGSVIYKQV, from the coding sequence ATGAGCGTGCAAAGCAACAAGAATCTGAGCGAAAGCGCCCAGGTCGACCAGCAATCCATTCAACCCTTCCCGCGTTCGCAGAAGGTCTACGTGCAGGGTTCGCGGCCCGATATCCGCGTGCCGATGCGCGAGATCAGCCTGGACGTGACCCCCACCGCCTTTGGTGGCGAGATCAACGCGCCGGTCACTGTCTACGACACCTCCGGCCCCTACACCGACCCGAACGTCACGATCGATGTGCGCAAGGGCCTGGCCGACGTGCGCAGCGCCTGGATCGAAGAGCGCGGCGACACCGAGAAGCTGCCGGGCCTGTCCTCCGAATTCGGCAACCGCCGGCTGAACGACGCCGAACTGGCCGCCATGCGCTTCGCCCACGTCCGCAATCCGCGCCGCGCCAAGGCCGGGCACAACGTCAGCCAGATGCACTACGCGAAGAAGGGCATCATCACGCCGGAGATGGAGTACGTCGCCATCCGCGAGAACATGAAGCTCGCCGAAGCCCGCGAGGCCGGCCTGCTGAGTGTCCAGCATCAGGGCCAAAGCTTTGGTGCGTCGATTCCCAAGGAAATCACCCCGGAGTTCGTCCGCAGCGAAGTCGCCCGCGGCCGCGCCATCATCCCGGCCAACATCAACCACGTGGAGCTGGAGCCGATGATCATCGGCCGCAACTTCCTGGTGAAGATCAACGGCAACATCGGCAACTCGGCGCTGGGCTCCTCCATCGAGGAAGAAGTGGCCAAGCTGACCTGGGGCATCCGCTGGGGTTCGGACACCGTGATGGACCTGTCCACCGGCAAACACATCCACGAAACCCGCGAGTGGATCATCCGCAACTCGCCGGTACCGATCGGCACCGTGCCGATCTACCAGGCACTGGAAAAGGTCGGCGGCATCGCCGAGGACCTGACCTGGGAGCTGTTCCGCGACACCCTGATCGAGCAGGCCGAACAGGGCGTGGACTACTTCACCATCCATGCCGGCGTCTTGCTGCGCTATGTGCCGCTGACCGCCAAGCGCGTCACCGGGATCGTCTCGCGCGGCGGCTCGATCATGGCCAAATGGTGCCTGGCGCACCACCAGGAGAATTTCCTCTACACCCACTTCGAGGAAATCTGCGAAATCATGAAGGCCTACGACGTCAGCTTCTCGCTGGGTGATGGCCTGCGTCCGGGATCGATCGCCGACGCCAACGACGCCGCGCAGTTCGGCGAATTGGAAACCCTGGGCGAGCTGACCAAGATCGCCTGGAAGCACGACGTCCAGTGCATGATCGAGGGCCCCGGCCACGTCCCGATGCAGATGATCAAGGAGAACATGGACAAGCAGCTGGAATGCTGCGACGAGGCACCGTTCTACACCCTCGGCCCGCTGACCACCGATATCGCGCCCGGTTACGACCACATCACCAGTGGCATCGGCGCCGCCATGATCGGCTGGTTCGGCTGCGCCATGCTCTGCTACGTCACGCCGAAGGAGCACCTCGGTCTGCCGAACAAGGATGACGTCAAGACCGGCATCATCACCTACAAGATCGCCGCGCACGCTGCTGATCTGGCCAAGGGCCATCCGGGCGCGCAGATCCGCGACAACGCCCTGTCCAAGGCGCGCTTCGAGTTCCGCTGGGAAGACCAGTTCAACCTGGGCCTTGACCCGGACACCGCGCGGGCCTTCCACGACGAGACCCTGCCCAAGGAGTCGGCGAAGGTCGCACACTTCTGCTCCATGTGCGGGCCGAAGTTCTGCTCGATGAAGATCACCCAGGAAGTGCGCGACTACGCCGCCGAGAACGGGCTGACCGAGGAGCAGAAGGCCATCGAGGCGGGCTTCAAGGAGCAGGCCGAGCGCTTCCGCGAGGAAGGCTCGGTGATCTACAAGCAGGTGTGA
- the waaA gene encoding lipid IV(A) 3-deoxy-D-manno-octulosonic acid transferase — translation MNRTLYTLLFHLGLPLILLRLFWRGRRAPAYRQRIGERFALGLPALRPGGIWVHAVSVGESIAAAPMIRQLMARHPQLPITVTCMTPTGSERIRALFGDSVQHCYLPYDLPWAAARFIERARPRLAVVMETELWPNHIHQCAQRGIPVALANARLSERSARGYARFSGLTAPMLGELALIAVQTEAEAERFRRLGARSACVQVTGSIKFDLSIDPALPQRAEQLRGQWQAQHRPVWIAASTHQGEDEIVLAAHRTLLAAHPDALLILVPRHPERFASVFELCRREGLSAVRRSTGEAVQSETQVLVGDTMGELLFLFALADVAFVGGSLVPNGGHNLLEPAALGKPVLSGPHLFNFLEIAAQLREAGALREVADAEQLARAVGELWCDTAVAQGMRDAGLRVLKANQGALQRLLAGLERLLGR, via the coding sequence ATGAATCGCACCCTCTATACGCTGTTGTTCCACCTCGGCTTGCCCCTGATCCTGCTGCGTCTGTTCTGGCGCGGACGCCGTGCGCCGGCCTATCGGCAGCGCATCGGTGAACGCTTTGCGCTCGGGCTGCCGGCGTTGCGTCCCGGCGGCATCTGGGTGCATGCCGTGTCGGTGGGCGAGAGCATTGCCGCGGCACCGATGATTCGCCAGCTGATGGCGCGCCATCCGCAACTGCCGATCACCGTCACCTGCATGACGCCGACCGGTTCCGAGCGCATCCGTGCGCTGTTTGGCGACAGCGTGCAGCATTGCTATCTGCCCTACGACTTGCCCTGGGCCGCGGCGCGGTTCATCGAGCGGGCCCGTCCGCGGCTCGCGGTGGTGATGGAAACCGAACTTTGGCCGAACCACATTCATCAGTGTGCGCAGCGCGGTATTCCAGTGGCGCTGGCCAACGCCCGCTTGTCCGAACGTTCTGCGCGCGGTTATGCACGCTTTTCCGGGCTGACCGCGCCAATGCTCGGTGAACTGGCGCTGATCGCGGTGCAGACCGAAGCCGAGGCCGAGCGCTTTCGCCGGCTTGGCGCCCGCAGCGCATGTGTGCAGGTCACCGGCTCGATCAAATTCGACCTGAGCATCGACCCGGCGCTGCCGCAGCGGGCCGAGCAACTGCGTGGGCAATGGCAGGCGCAGCATCGCCCGGTCTGGATAGCGGCGAGCACTCACCAGGGCGAGGACGAAATCGTGCTCGCCGCGCATCGCACCCTGCTCGCTGCGCACCCTGACGCCTTGCTGATCCTGGTGCCGCGGCATCCGGAGCGCTTCGCCTCGGTGTTCGAACTCTGCCGCCGCGAAGGCCTGAGCGCGGTTCGGCGCTCGACCGGCGAAGCGGTTCAGAGCGAAACGCAGGTACTGGTCGGTGACACCATGGGCGAGCTGCTGTTTCTGTTTGCGCTTGCCGACGTGGCGTTCGTCGGTGGCAGCCTGGTGCCCAACGGGGGGCACAACCTGCTGGAACCGGCGGCGCTGGGCAAGCCAGTGCTCAGCGGGCCGCACCTGTTCAACTTCCTCGAGATCGCAGCGCAACTGCGCGAGGCCGGTGCGCTGCGCGAAGTGGCGGATGCCGAGCAGCTGGCGAGGGCGGTTGGCGAGCTCTGGTGCGATACGGCCGTCGCGCAAGGCATGCGTGACGCCGGGTTGCGCGTGCTCAAGGCCAACCAGGGCGCGCTGCAACGGCTGTTGGCGGGACTCGAGCGCTTGCTTGGCCGGTAG
- a CDS encoding NAD(P)/FAD-dependent oxidoreductase has product MPESLSTDVLIVGGGVAGLWLNARLRRQGFATLLVDKGTLGGGQSVKSQGIIHGGTKYALHGALTGASEAIADMPRRWREALDGTGELDLSGVRLLSDAHYLWSPGTLAGNLTSFFASKAVRSRVGQVKGDELPPALQHPRFKGKVYRLAELVLDVPSLIARLAELAGPSLLAAERIEPLREGDELVGLRVDGRDIRAQRIVFSAGGGTAELLGALGLQQPAMQRRPLHMVLVKAPTLKPLYAHCLGGGPKPRITVTSHPTEDGQWLWYLGGELAEAAGVARDEASQIAVAKKELAELVPWLDLSEAQWATLRIDRAEPAQSSQARPDNAFLAEQGRLLVGWPTKLALSPDFADRVEAALARDGIRPTAHAALPALPRPPITGPFWEGLL; this is encoded by the coding sequence ATGCCCGAATCCCTCAGCACCGACGTCCTGATCGTTGGCGGCGGCGTCGCCGGCCTCTGGCTCAACGCACGCCTGCGCCGGCAGGGCTTCGCGACGCTGCTGGTCGACAAGGGAACGCTGGGCGGCGGGCAGAGCGTGAAATCCCAGGGCATCATTCACGGCGGCACCAAATACGCACTGCACGGAGCGCTGACCGGCGCCTCGGAAGCCATTGCCGATATGCCGCGGCGCTGGCGCGAAGCGCTCGACGGCACCGGCGAGCTGGACCTCTCCGGCGTGCGCCTGCTGTCCGACGCGCATTACCTGTGGTCGCCAGGCACCCTGGCCGGCAACCTCACCAGCTTCTTCGCCAGCAAGGCCGTGCGCTCGCGGGTCGGCCAGGTCAAGGGGGACGAGCTGCCGCCTGCGCTGCAGCATCCGCGCTTCAAGGGCAAGGTCTACCGCCTTGCCGAGCTGGTTCTCGACGTTCCCAGCCTGATCGCCCGCCTGGCCGAACTCGCCGGGCCCAGCCTGCTGGCTGCCGAGCGGATCGAACCGCTGCGCGAGGGCGACGAACTGGTCGGTCTGCGAGTCGATGGCCGTGACATCCGCGCGCAGCGCATCGTCTTCAGCGCCGGCGGCGGCACGGCCGAGCTGCTCGGTGCGCTCGGCCTGCAGCAACCGGCGATGCAGCGCCGGCCGCTGCACATGGTGCTGGTCAAGGCGCCGACCCTCAAGCCGCTCTATGCCCACTGCCTGGGCGGTGGGCCGAAGCCGCGCATTACCGTCACCAGCCATCCCACCGAGGACGGTCAGTGGCTGTGGTACCTGGGCGGCGAACTTGCCGAAGCGGCGGGCGTTGCACGCGACGAGGCGAGCCAGATCGCCGTGGCGAAGAAGGAACTCGCCGAGCTGGTGCCCTGGCTCGACCTCTCCGAGGCGCAGTGGGCGACCCTGCGCATCGACCGCGCGGAACCGGCACAATCCAGCCAGGCGCGACCGGACAACGCCTTTCTCGCCGAACAGGGTCGCCTGCTGGTGGGCTGGCCGACCAAGCTCGCCCTCTCGCCGGACTTCGCCGATCGCGTCGAGGCGGCGCTGGCCCGTGACGGCATCCGCCCCACCGCGCATGCCGCACTGCCGGCCCTGCCCCGTCCGCCGATCACCGGGCCGTTCTGGGAGGGTTTGCTGTGA
- a CDS encoding DMT family transporter: MSGYLYLAIAICAEVVATTSMKALAGFSRPLPLLLVVTGYGLSFWMLALVVRTIPVGIAYAIWAGLGIVLVSIAAAILYRQHLDLPAVLGMALIIAGVVVIQLFSGSTGH; this comes from the coding sequence ATGTCCGGCTACCTCTACCTGGCTATCGCCATCTGCGCCGAAGTTGTCGCCACCACCTCGATGAAAGCTCTGGCTGGCTTCAGCCGCCCTCTGCCCTTGCTGCTGGTGGTCACCGGCTACGGCCTGTCGTTCTGGATGCTTGCCCTGGTGGTTCGCACCATCCCGGTGGGCATCGCCTATGCCATCTGGGCCGGGCTCGGCATCGTACTGGTCAGCATCGCGGCGGCGATCCTCTATCGCCAGCACCTGGACCTGCCGGCCGTGCTGGGCATGGCGCTGATCATCGCCGGCGTGGTGGTCATCCAGTTGTTCTCCGGCAGCACCGGCCACTAA
- a CDS encoding TolC family outer membrane protein, which produces MFRKLPLALALAALTSGAALAAPEAPLASRTDLISVYQQAVNNNADLAAARAQFRATQEVVPQARAGLLPNLSAGAELSDTETDVDTSLGNRNLSRSGTTYQAVLSQPLFRADRWFQLQAAQALSEQAALQYSVAEQDLVLQSAQAYFSVLRAQDNLAAIKAEEAAFKRQLDQANERFDVGLSDRTDVLEAQAGYDTARANRMIAQRQVDDAFQALFTLTNREYLALEGIEHGLPVLPPVPNDARAWVDTATRQNLNLLAANHAVDASEQTLRQRRAGHAPTLDAVASYRKGDNDALGFANSGMADALPDFPRYNGDVEQRSIGLQLNIPLYTGGLTSSQTREAYYRLDQTEQQRESLRRQVVEATRNLHRAVNTDIEQVQARRQSIISNQSALEATEIGYQVGTRNIVDVLDTQRRLYAAVRNYNDARYDYILDTLRLKQAAGTLSPDDLAELSGYLKADYDPDQDFLPPDLSQSVGQPVRVDY; this is translated from the coding sequence ATGTTCCGCAAACTTCCCCTGGCCCTCGCCCTGGCCGCATTGACCAGCGGAGCGGCTCTGGCCGCGCCCGAGGCGCCCCTGGCCAGCCGGACGGACCTGATCAGCGTCTACCAGCAGGCGGTCAACAACAATGCCGATCTCGCCGCGGCCCGCGCGCAGTTCCGCGCCACTCAGGAAGTCGTTCCGCAGGCGCGCGCCGGCCTCCTGCCGAACCTGAGCGCCGGCGCCGAGCTGAGCGATACCGAAACGGACGTGGACACCAGCCTGGGCAACCGCAACCTCTCGCGCAGTGGCACGACCTACCAGGCTGTGCTCAGCCAGCCGCTGTTCCGCGCCGACCGCTGGTTCCAGCTGCAAGCGGCGCAGGCGCTGAGCGAGCAGGCCGCCCTGCAGTACTCGGTGGCCGAGCAGGATTTGGTGCTGCAGAGCGCCCAGGCCTATTTTTCGGTGCTGCGCGCGCAGGACAACCTGGCGGCGATCAAGGCCGAGGAGGCCGCCTTCAAGCGCCAGCTGGACCAGGCCAATGAGCGTTTCGACGTCGGCCTGTCGGACCGCACGGATGTCCTCGAAGCCCAGGCCGGCTACGACACCGCGCGCGCCAACCGGATGATCGCCCAGCGCCAGGTCGACGATGCCTTCCAGGCGCTGTTCACCCTGACCAACCGCGAATACCTGGCACTCGAAGGCATCGAGCATGGCCTGCCCGTGCTGCCGCCGGTGCCGAACGACGCCCGCGCCTGGGTCGATACCGCCACCCGGCAGAACCTCAACCTGCTGGCCGCCAACCATGCCGTCGACGCCTCCGAGCAGACGCTCCGCCAGCGTCGCGCCGGTCATGCGCCCACGCTGGATGCCGTGGCCTCCTATCGCAAGGGTGACAACGACGCCCTCGGGTTCGCCAACAGCGGGATGGCCGACGCACTGCCCGATTTCCCCCGCTACAACGGCGACGTCGAACAGCGCAGCATCGGCCTGCAGCTGAACATACCGCTCTATACTGGCGGCCTGACCAGCTCCCAGACCCGCGAGGCCTACTACCGGCTCGACCAGACCGAACAACAGCGCGAAAGCCTGCGCCGCCAGGTGGTCGAGGCCACGCGCAACCTGCACCGGGCGGTGAACACCGATATCGAGCAGGTCCAGGCACGGCGGCAGTCGATCATCTCCAACCAGAGCGCGCTGGAGGCAACGGAGATCGGCTACCAGGTCGGCACCCGTAACATCGTCGATGTGCTCGACACCCAGCGCCGCCTGTATGCGGCGGTACGCAACTACAACGACGCGCGTTACGACTACATTCTCGATACGCTTCGCCTGAAGCAGGCCGCCGGCACCCTCAGCCCGGACGACCTCGCCGAGCTGTCGGGCTACCTCAAGGCGGACTACGACCCGGATCAGGACTTCCTGCCCCCGGATCTGTCGCAGAGCGTCGGCCAGCCGGTGCGGGTCGATTATTGA